Proteins encoded within one genomic window of Aerococcus viridans:
- a CDS encoding GNAT family N-acetyltransferase — MARLQQCTLADVDELRAVSIETYTDTFGEFNSDENMRIYLEDAYNRSKLVAELETANSQFFFLKENNETMGYLKLNVGEAQSEYKGDNLLEVERIYVRTAFLRHGYGTKLIQAAEEIARSLGVAGIWLGVWEHNQRALNFYSKMGFRHISQHSFFMADDEQIDLIYYKEL; from the coding sequence ATGGCACGATTACAGCAATGCACCCTAGCCGATGTAGATGAGTTAAGAGCTGTCTCAATCGAAACTTATACGGACACTTTTGGGGAATTTAATTCGGATGAAAATATGCGGATTTACTTGGAGGATGCCTATAATCGAAGCAAATTAGTAGCAGAATTAGAAACCGCCAATAGTCAATTCTTCTTTTTGAAGGAGAATAATGAAACTATGGGTTATCTTAAATTGAATGTGGGCGAAGCACAGTCAGAATATAAGGGCGACAATCTTCTTGAAGTCGAAAGGATTTATGTGCGAACAGCTTTTCTACGCCACGGATATGGCACAAAATTAATTCAAGCTGCTGAAGAAATTGCACGTAGTCTAGGTGTGGCTGGTATTTGGTTGGGCGTATGGGAACATAATCAACGCGCACTTAATTTTTACAGCAAAATGGGCTTTCGCCATATTAGTCAACATTCCTTCTTCATGGCAGACGACGAACAAATAGACTTGATTTATTATAAAGAATTATAA
- a CDS encoding MurR/RpiR family transcriptional regulator: MLLERLESKEGFTNSKRQIADYILKNPTKIQNLTATELGSNSYTSKATVLRLFQRLDLSGYSDLRMTLIKEISEKDRLNQRRNGIHIIKIGGRKSVTLKEICHEYIVIDDKNHVFNVESIGTYTAMIFVLDVMYLDLMSKNYEENLTSSIEVYKDH; this comes from the coding sequence ATGTTATTAGAAAGATTAGAAAGCAAAGAAGGTTTTACCAATTCCAAACGACAGATTGCAGATTATATTTTAAAAAATCCTACAAAAATTCAAAATTTGACTGCAACTGAATTGGGTAGTAATTCTTATACGAGTAAGGCAACCGTTTTACGATTATTTCAAAGACTAGACTTGTCGGGCTATAGCGATTTGCGTATGACATTGATAAAGGAAATCTCGGAAAAAGATCGATTAAACCAACGTAGAAATGGGATTCACATCATAAAAATTGGTGGTCGCAAATCAGTAACGCTTAAAGAAATATGTCATGAATATATTGTGATTGATGATAAGAATCATGTTTTTAATGTTGAGTCGATTGGTACCTATACGGCGATGATTTTTGTTTTAGATGTTATGTACTTGGATTTAATGTCTAAAAATTATGAAGAAAACTTAACATCATCAATTGAGGTATATAAGGACCATTAG
- a CDS encoding organic hydroperoxide resistance protein, which yields MSDYQKIYETEATNTGGRDGFSYLEDGSYEVKITTPKEMGGSGAGQNPEQLFALGYSACFHGALEIVKGQHKVREDSQVTNIVRLYKKPDAVDFQLAVEITVAIRDLDTLEVQKLADEAHKVCPYSKAVSDSIEVTVRAVNYDASKEK from the coding sequence ATGTCTGATTATCAAAAAATTTACGAAACAGAAGCTACAAATACAGGTGGTCGTGATGGTTTTAGCTATTTAGAAGATGGCTCTTATGAAGTAAAAATTACTACCCCTAAAGAAATGGGGGGTTCTGGAGCTGGCCAAAACCCTGAGCAATTGTTTGCTTTAGGTTATAGCGCTTGTTTTCACGGTGCTTTAGAAATTGTTAAAGGTCAACACAAAGTGCGTGAAGATTCACAAGTTACAAATATTGTGCGCCTATACAAGAAACCTGATGCTGTAGACTTCCAATTAGCTGTAGAAATTACTGTTGCTATTCGTGACCTTGACACTTTAGAAGTTCAAAAATTAGCGGACGAAGCACACAAGGTTTGCCCTTACTCTAAAGCAGTTAGCGATTCAATTGAAGTAACTGTTCGCGCAGTAAATTACGACGCTAGCAAAGAAAAATAA
- a CDS encoding Crp/Fnr family transcriptional regulator: MKKTIDFTKYHHCVSTMPLFQGLIVEDIQSIQNYITEKNVSAGKLVYAAGEKLQSLYLIQEGQLKVYRLAASGKEQLIRILQQGDFVGEMSLFEERHYDYYIEATQPSKLCAIKKDDFEQVLLAHPQIAIELLGEMARRLDDAEQQTTGITTSSTKARLIQYLLHMSEKQDSLKVKLATTKKATASYLGMSPETFSRCLSKLTKDQLISQPRPNIIEILDKNALEFALLDESIEANE; encoded by the coding sequence ATGAAAAAGACAATTGATTTTACAAAATATCATCATTGTGTCAGTACAATGCCCTTATTTCAAGGATTAATCGTTGAAGATATCCAATCAATCCAAAACTACATTACTGAAAAAAATGTTTCGGCAGGAAAATTAGTTTACGCTGCAGGCGAAAAGTTGCAATCACTCTACCTAATACAAGAAGGCCAGTTAAAAGTTTATCGCCTAGCTGCATCAGGAAAGGAACAATTGATTCGCATACTACAACAAGGTGATTTTGTAGGGGAAATGTCATTATTTGAGGAACGTCATTATGACTATTATATTGAAGCAACTCAGCCTAGCAAGCTATGTGCCATTAAAAAAGACGATTTTGAACAAGTTTTATTAGCCCATCCACAAATAGCTATCGAACTTTTAGGTGAAATGGCCCGCCGTCTTGATGATGCCGAACAGCAAACGACTGGCATAACTACAAGCTCGACGAAAGCGCGATTGATTCAATACTTATTGCATATGAGTGAAAAACAAGATTCTTTAAAAGTAAAATTAGCAACAACCAAGAAAGCTACGGCTTCGTATCTTGGAATGTCACCAGAAACTTTTAGTCGTTGCTTATCTAAATTAACTAAGGACCAACTTATTTCGCAACCACGTCCAAATATTATTGAAATACTAGATAAAAATGCGCTAGAATTCGCATTACTTGATGAAAGCATCGAAGCAAATGAATAA